GGATGTTAAAAGACCAAAGTTTAATTGGGTGGTATCCTTCTCGAGGCTGAAGAAAGTTCCTTCAGCAGAAGAAccccttcttccaacttaagtagcTCTTGTCTGGGAGGAAGTTTCCTTGGGCTAAACTTTGCTTAGTAGAATGGTAAGATCTAAGCCAGTGTTTGCAGGATCTTCCCCCCCACATGCAGGATCATCTTCTTTACAAGAAATTATAAGATTTTTCTCTTCCCCTGCCTTGGTAAGTGTCTGATTTGATAAAAGATCTCTTATTAACTTCAATTTTTCTTTCAATAAATGCAGTTATTTGTTAGAGAGGATAGTGACCATTTCAAAGAAATGTTTCTACAGACATCACATTTTCCCAGCATCAAaactgaaattttattgttaggCTCTAAACTTTCTCATTGATCTGTATAATattgaagatttttttcccccaacagatgCTATAGCTGGCTAATGGCAACAGTGATTTTAGTTCTCTTAGGGCCAAACTGCAGCATAGCTAGAGCCCTaattgagctgaaaaatgctgccATGGGTAAAAAGGGGCTTTAACTCTGCCCATGTGGTATTCCCCTGAAGCTGCTTTAAAGCCAGTACCATACCAGTCTTTTTCCTTCCCCATGTTTAAATTAGTTGGAAGGTTTCCAATTAAATGGAGttaaccttccctccctcctgttgctTTTAGCAACTGTTACCCATATGGTCATCTGAACACTGATCCCCAGCACACAGGTGGCttaatctttaaggtactactccTAAAATATTTGCTTTATCAGTATAAATTCTGACATAGGTGAATAAGAACAAAtgatgggggagagagaatggAGCTTCAAATCCTCATTTTTAAAGCtaatttttgctttgttttccctATACCACAATTGAAGCTGCTCTCACGGCTGATTATTCAGGCTATAAGGCACTGTGTGGCTTGTTCAAGTGCCAAAACCATTGGCCTCAAGATTAATTATATTTCACGACTATTATGAGTGCTGTTTAGAAAATTACTGATTCTGAGGGCAGTAGGGACTTGGCTTCTGTCAGTCTTGTGCTACTTGCATGCACCAGGAGAACAGTCATGGTAACCTTTGTCATGGCACGAACTGCAAGCACAAAAAGGTACAGTATCATCAAAGTTGGCACTGGCCCTCATGGCACCATTTCAGACAAAAGCAGTAGATTAGGTTGCGGTGTTTGATACTTTCCCCATAACAGTTCTTTACAGCTGAAAACCACCGAACATCAGTTAGGAAAGAGAACATTGTGAACAAGTAGCAATAAGAGGATTGAAAGTATTAGAAGcagcaaacaaaagaaaaaggaaactaGTAAGATAGAAAGCTGTCGCTTACAAAACGTGTCCTACGTTTCCCTGGGAAAAGCCAAACCATTATCAAGGTTACATTTAAAACTAATCTatagtttattaaaatatttatgtcccaCCTTTTTCATTAAAATGCACGGCAGCTATAATGATATCTAGAACAAAGTTACAGATGTTTTTTAACTTTTGTCAGGATGCTGTGTAAGAAAGTATGAAGCCTTGAGGAACTCTGCTAgttagaaatattgtcgaaggctttcactgtcagagttcattggttcttgtaggttatctgggctgtgtgaccgtggtcttggtattttctttcctgacgtttcgccagcagctgtggcaggcatcttcagaggagtaatactgaagagacactgtccttcagtgttattcctctgaagatgcctgccacagctgctggcgaaacatcaggaaagaaaataccaagaccacggtcacacagcctggataacctacaagaaccaatctgctAGTTAGGTTTCCAAAGAGGTGAgttcatatttgtgtgtgtgttaagtgccgtcaagtcgcctccgactcatggcgaccccatgaatgaaagtcctccaaaatgtcctatccttgacagccccgctcagatcctgcaaattgaaggctgtggcttcctttattgagtcaatccacctcttgttgggtcttcctcttttcctgctgccctcaactgttcctagcatgactgtcttccagtgactcttgtcgtctcatgacatgaccaaaatacgatagcctcattttagcttctagggtcagttcagagttgatttgatctataacccactgatttgtttttttggcagtccatggtatccataacacactcctccaacaccacatttcgaaggaatcttattttcttcctatcagctttcttcactgtccaactttcacacccatacatagtaatagggaatgcaatggcatgaattaatctagtcttggtagccagtgacacatccttacacttcatatTTACAGTTCATATTTAGTCAGACCAAAAAAAGACAAATATTGGCATGTCACCCCCTTAAACTCCCCCTGATTTTCTAAGCACCCCAACAAAATGTAGTGTGAACACAACCAGACTGCTGATAAAACAAGAATTAAAATGGATacattttccttttgtttgtaaATTAAAAGCTTCCACCAAAGAAATAAAGCTATTTTATGGTCCAAAAAAACAGAACCGAAACACATCAAAGGCATCTGCATCAAAGGCAGAAGTATTGCTGTAGTTGACCTCCCATCATCCACAAAAGTCTCTTTACTTTCTAAACCCCATCTGGTTACCTTTCTTCAATAAAAATGCTTGTTTAAAAACTTAGATACTAGATGCAAAAAGTTAGGCCCTGCCAAATAATCTTACCTTTTGCATTGGACCAGGAATAGAATACAAATTCTATTTCTGAATTTCTTTTTGGCAGTACCTCTGGGCCACAGTCAAAAGGCTAAATGGAGAAGTTTAGTACTTGTTTGTTACAAAAGTTTGTTTTTCTAGTTCCTGTAAGAAGATAGTTTCAGCTTTATCGGTACAAAAGGAATGAAATTCAGTTTCAGTATCAAGGGAAAAAACCTGGGCAAGACTCATCCATTATCATTGAGTTCGTTAAACCGCACTGTTATTTCTGCTGCCTCTCACTGAACATTCCTTCATAGAACAGTTTGCTTGTATCTAAAACAAGCTCCTACACCACTAGCCTGTGTTTGCAGGGTCTAGCAAAAAAGATaaacacctatgctgcaaaaaGTGGGTAATAAACCAAagtacagcacgaggctcaaatatATTACAAATAGAAATAATGACAATACTTATTTCAATGTGATAACAATCACTTCAATATATTGTGCATGTAAACTTCATAAATGTATTAAATGTTCTTAGCATGACATTTCCAAGTAACAACAATGCTGGTAATTTGTACTGCCATTAATTAtatataggaatatttattgtatttatgaaaTTCATTGAATTGTTACTTGGAAATGTCATGCTAAGAACATTTAATACATTTATGAAGTTTACATGCACAATATATTGAAGTGATTGTTATCACACTGAAATAAGTATTGTCATTATTTCAATTTCTAATATTTTTTATCCTTGTGCTGTACTTTGTCTTTGCAGGGTGGCTTTCTGAAAGGATGGCAGTTTACAAGAGTACCTCTAGCCAGCAAATAGCGTCTGTGAGCAATAGATCCTTTGTACCAAATCCTTCTACATACCAAAATGGAAGTCTCGAACCCTACCCGTACAGATAGCCTTCCCAGCACTATCCTGTGCTACAAGTGTTACTACTCTTGTAACTCAGCCCTTCAGAAACCctactcccccacccaccccaaaaaataaaCCTACATCGGTTCATTAATGGAGAAGGCTCACAGGCATATATTCCCTGAAATTCTCAGGTCTGAAAACACCAGGAAACCTGGGTTAGAGCTGAAGTTTGATACTAGTCCAAATATTTTTATAGTACAGGCAGATGACTCAGTGGGAGTAGACAGAAGAAGTGATATCCaaggtagagagccagtgtggtgtagtggttaagagcagtggactctgatcttgagaaccaggtttgattccccactctttaacatgagcggcagacactaatcgtgaaccaggttggtttccccactcctacacatgaagccagctgggtgaccttgggctagtcacactctctcagccccacctacctcacacaatgtctgttgtggggagaggaagggaaggtgattgtaagccggtttgattcttccttaaatggtagagaaaggcagcatataaaaaccaaccctcctcctagCTTCAGAAATAAGCTGTCATTTTTCACGCTGCTGTTTCAGTGGATAAGGAGACAGTGAAACAGACATAAATTATGAGGTCTACTAGCTGTTATCCAGGTTCTTCCCAAAAATTAACAGTCTGGCCACACAGCTATTAAGGGCTTTAACAAACAAGAAGGGGTACAGAGTAGTTTAATTGTGCAGACATTTAAGAACAGCCACATACAGCCTGTTGCCATGAAGTTACCTATTGAAGCCTACAGAACTGCACTTACTTGAAGACTGATTGTAGCTACAGGTggagcattcccccctcccccaacagtaCTAATCTAGAATCCAAGTTGGGAGGGCTTCTAGCTCTAGGTATTGGACCAAGCCAATTTCATCTTTTGGCTATGAGCTTTAGAAGATTTAGAGAACAAACTTTTCACAATATGGAGGGGCACAGACTTCCCACTGAGGTACAGTTTGTTGTGGCAGTCTGGCAACCAAGTGCCTCCACCCGAGTCTTGATGCTCATCATTCTTGAGCATATGGACATATGCCATGATGTAACCAGTCATGAAGGCATCAAAGCCAGCCCGGTGAATTCCCCCTTCGGAACAGTTAGGCAGGTGTGCCACTGGCTTTGCTGTGGTAGGCGAGGTCACTGCAGAAACACTCTGCAGCTGTCCTTTTGGCCCCAGTTCCTCAGTCCCTGCTGCCCTTTCGTCCTGCACTTCTTTGGGTGGTGGTAAAGTGCTGTCCTCGTTGTGTTCCTCATCCATCTTGGCTTCAGCTGCACTGTCAGAGCCTAATTCTCGTTCCACATCCATAGAACTTTCCTCATTACTAGACACAGGCTCTGGATCTGTGAAGTCCACACTGGGAGTAACTGCGTTGCCAGGACAGGACTGTTTGGAAGGGGGCCCATCATTATTCAAAGCCACCTCTCCATCCTTATCAGGGCTATCCAGCTCGGGTTCCTTTGGGAGCGTCTCCAAATGCTTCCGACGTTTCcatttctgcttccttttcttcctcctctgttcTTTGACGATCTCGTCTTCAGTAATGATTAGATCAATGTTGTGAGACTGTGAGCACTTCAACCCATCTGGACACCACCCATAGGCCTGGAGGGGAAGTCAGACCCATTAGCACGGATAACAAATTGAGCCTCAGTTTCAGAACTTAGAACAGTTTCTAACACTAGCCTCTAAGCATTTCTTCATGACTGGTGTGAGGAAACACTCTCACAGGCCCCATTTCTGCCCATGTGGGAGCTTGGAAATTCCATGGCCAATCCAGCTCTCTGCCCAGTGACGACTCATTCCTCCTTACTCCCAGTGTAACTGGCTTTCCTCTCTGGGTTACTTCCTCTGCCACCTGTTAGCCTTAAAAAGTATCTCCTACTAAAGGATTTGCGCTCTTTGTTGCACTGTTACTGAAAGGCTCTGTTCCATTCTTACCTCCCACTTCGTTCTCACCAACTCTTGCGTGGATTAGTGCACTCAGGGGATAAAGGGATCAACTGCAGCCCCCTACCCTTACTTCTCGATAACCATGACTGAACAGCTTCATGTGAGTACAAAGATCAGTCTACTAATGTTCAAAATGTTAAGAAATTTAAcaaataccgtgtttccccgaaaataagacatacccataaaataagccatagcagcatttcaaagcatttgcgcaatataagccatacccctaAAATAAGACATGGGACAGCgtgaagaccaggaggagcccagctgagcagaggcggtctcccgcggctgcttcaaagccccggcaaccagcgcgctggggctggggtggggaggagcccagctgagcagaggcggtctcccgcggctgcttcaaagccccggcaaccagcgcgctggggctggggaggagcccagctcagtaaaggcagtctcccgcggctgcttcaaagccCCGGCAACCAGCGCTCctggggctgggctggggaggagcccagctcagtaaAGGCAGTctcggcaaccagcgcgcccggggctgggaAGACCGTgaggagcccagctcagtagATTCAGTCTCCTGTGGCTGCTTCAAAACCCCATCAACCAGCGCacccggggctggggtggggaggagcccagctcagtaaaggcagtctcccgcggctgcttcaaagccccggcaaccagcgcgcctggggctggggtggggaggagcccagctcagtaaAGGCAGTctcggcaaccagcgcgcccagGGCTGGGAAGaccgggaggagcccagctcagtagATTCAGTCTCCTGTGGCTGCTTCAAAACCCCATCAACCAGCGCacccggggctggggtggggaggagcccagctcagtaaAGGCAGTCTCCTGCGgccgcttcaaaggcccggcaaccagcgcgcccggggctggggcgGGAAAGACAGGACCCACGTgtcaggaaggagggggagaaggctgCTGCAAGCCTTTCCCACCCTTATATggactctgggggcgggaccagaagggggtggtaaggggagaacgggagccgagaggaaGGACAGTTCCAATTccccctcggaataagacatcccctgaaaataagccatagtgtgtcttcttgaggaaaaataaatataagacagtgtcttattttcggggaaacacggtaggcaGACACAGCATTTGAAAACCCATCAGAATGAGCAAAGTCAACAGAAAGTGATTTAAATGCAACCCTTTAACCTTAAAACTATAAATACCTTACAAATGGTTAGAATAAGGATaagttatttttttcttgaaGTTACAAGTTTCAGAAATGAAACTAATTACCTTAGTTTGTTAGGGTGGGGTTTCACCCCTTTGTTCAGAATCACACGGTCAAGGCTGCCATTGTGATGGAGCTGTGGCACGAGAGAGCCATCTTGCCTTCTTATGGGGAATTAAGAGACCTCCTTCCTCATGGTCAAGGGTTTTATCATCCTCGCCACTGCCCACCCTTTGGCGGGGgtcatctttcttttccttttggccTCTCAGGCTCTGAGACTTCAGTGTGACTTTTCTATCCGCTGGTCTTCCCTGGCTAGGCTATCTGCATATCTAAGGAGCTGGCTGGCTTTTGTGCTGGGATATGAGTCATGCCAACACAGCTTTCCCCTTGTGTTCTTGTTAGGCTATAAAGGCACAAAGCACTCTGAGATGTAGACAGAAGACCCAATTATTGCAACTTTGACTTAAATTCAGGGTGTAAGGCATTTCACCAGAATTGACATCTAATCACCCTTACTCCCTGAAAAACAACAGATAAGAATGCGGACCCTTCTAACCTCCCTAGTGGTCTCACAGATGTCCTTGATCAGTAAAGTACTTTTCGAAAGACAGATTTGATCCTTTAAAGATTCTTGATTTCTGAAACCAAGATGTACTATTGCATAAGGACTAAAAATTTCTGTCCACTTTGATCCACACCACTAGTCAGGAGACAGCTCGGGCACAAGATCTGGAAGAAGGGAGTaagctagatcaggggtcctcaatctTTTTGAGCCGGTGGGTACTTTGGAATTTTGAGGCAGGGTGACAGGTGGCCCAGCAAAGCTGTTGGAGGCAGATCCAAGCACAGTATGTCTACCGCAGGAGGCAGAGttaaacacacacaagaaagtGGGATGGGGACTATagacacacacaaagaagaaaaCTAATGGAGAAAAGGGAAGATAAAACACATATGCAAGAAGACCaaagagggaaaggggaagataaaacacacatacagaaGACAACGACGACCAGGGAAgagataaacacacacaaaagcagccCAAGGGGTGGGGAAGAGTATTAAATCACAGTGTCTTACTGTCCCTGGCATCATTCACTGTATGCCCAAGCAGCTGTCCAGGCACAGCATGAGGAAGTCAAGCTCCTCCTCAAAGGTAGGGTTAAGGAGTAAATCAGAGAAGGGCTTGACTTGCTGCACCAGATgggctgctttgggggaggggagagagacttACACACCAAGGCAGGGAATAAAACATATTTACTCCCTGCCTCTGCCTTGAGGAGTGCTGGTCTTCCTCCTGCTGCACTCGACCACATCAGGGTGCTACTACCCCATGCTCCCCACCCTCTGCTGGATAGCTGATCTGGATGCCACCTCCACTGCTCTGGTAGTCCCTGGCCCCCCCACTGCCTCTCAGCTGATTCATGTTTACATGATCCTAGATCTTTCTCCAGTGAGCAGTGGGGAGGATCCAGGTGGAAAGCCCCTTTATTTGTATGACGGAAGCCAGTCACTGGTACTAACTTCACAATGGCCCTGCTTACTTTCCCAAAGTACATAGTGGGaaagtgcctgtgggcaccatgtgAAGGATCTCATCTTGGGTAACAACCCTTCCCAGAGGACACCCAAAGCCCTGAAACCCTCTTTCCAGCTTCCTTGCTGTGAAACTTAACTGGCTTGGCtgatagaaaagagaaagaaatgctACATACAGAAAATGTCTGGCAGAGGGGAACTTTGTTTGCTGCATCAATCCCAAGCTGACTGGCATCAGACAAAGTGCAGAAGCGGTAATCGATGTAGGAAGCTATGTTGGCAGGGTAGTTGCAAAACTCTATGTTGAGGTGCTGTTTTTTGGCGTCCTTCAACCTGCAGTTCTCGCGTTTGCTGGAATGCAAGGGCTGCATTAGAATTTGGGTGGTGGGATGCATTCAGTACAGCAATGAAAACCATAGTCATCATGATTGGCTTTTCTTCTCTATATactgctacctctttaaaaatcaaTTGGTTGGGACAGGAGAGAAAATCAGAATGTTGAATACTTCAGTTCTGGCATTAGAAAACAGCAGCAAAATGCAAGACAGATACCAGAGTAAATGCATCTCATCTAGCCTGCAGAATTACCTAGCACATATTATTGCCCAAAAGACCAGTTGCAGCTTACAAAAAAATCCTGCTTAGCTACCATTTAAAATTGAGATGGACACATGCCCCACAGCCAGCTTACTGAAGACATTATCAAGGGAGCCCATGTGGTGTAGCATTTCAAGTGTAGGACTAAGCCTGGGAAAACCTGTATTCAAACTCTCGCTCtgctatgaagttcactgggcTAGACACTATCTCCTTAATGTAatttacatctagggttgccaggttccccctagccaccagtgggagctttgtgggggcgaGGCTGGGGGTGGTGATCTGCATGCGGGGCACAATGTCACTCCCAAGTTTATCCTGAAAGTGCCAGCATTACGCCAGGacgctctagcactgtcctccaaaaaactctatggaaaccatagagttttgggggagatggctagagtgtccctgtcatgACCTggaagtaaacccggaagtgatgtcatttcgCCATGCACGCAGTTCGCTCCCCCTcttcagctggcctacttccacccACCGACTAGATGAGGGTCGGTaggcagcccggttaattggcaggcaattgcccaccaaaacgaggcaaatgggaaccctatttACATCATAGGGATGTACAtcaccctgagctccctggaggaaatataaaaacataagatAAAGTATGTTCTTTGCTAGCATAACCAAGGATATATTGAGTCATGCAGATTTGGAAGTGTGCATAGACCCCGTTACTCTTTCTTCCAAATTCCAAGTGAACAGCATGAAGGAATAAATTCACAAAGGAGGATTTTTCTTGGGGGAAAAGCAGGAAGCTGCTTGTTTTTGGAAAGGTCAAGCACACAGAAAAAAGTTTCACCTGTTTCTCCTGATAGCTGAAGGAGCATTAATACTCAGTTTAAGGGCCATACAAAATAACATACTTAATCTATATGGAAACTCACTATCTAGATACCAAGGAGAGAGCGGCATCATGCTTCTTGTACCTACTCCCATCCAATTACATGGAAATTAGATCATATTCCTGAACAAACTGTTCTGACAGCAAGCATCAGCCTTGCACGCTGCAGCTAACCTCTCCCTGCTTCAACCCTTGCCAAGGTGTTTACTCCTAAATCTGAGAAGAGATACATACCACTTTTTGTAGGCATACTCTAGGTAGGAGGCCACAAAGCGAGCCTCAAACTCAGAGGCATACTTAGTATCATAGATACCAGCTGGGAACATTTCAGAAAGATCAGCAGTGAAGGTGCCTAAATTGTCAGGTAGGTGAGCATAGAAGCACTGGTACAAGAAAACCATATCAATTAAGCCATTGTGTAGAATCAGTGGCTTCCTGGCTCGGATGAGTTCCAGGAAGAAAGTACGGACTGTCTGGCTCTGGTTTTCATTTCCCTGTgaaaagacagagagaaaatggTAACTAATCTAATTTCAACTCTTGCACTAgcttttctacactagaaaaatTTCTCTGGCAGAAAACCCATCCCATATGCTGATGTTAAGAAAGGACACCAGAATGTAAGTGAAGGGCAGTATGCAGCTCTTCCCAACATATCATACAATACAAGTATAATAATTTAAGTTGGAGAATAAAGCCATCTCTGGCCCTCTGACTACCAAGTAAAGCACTGGTTCGACCACTGTAGAGGAATCTTCTCATTTCAACTCAGTCAGTGGAGGTCTCCATCTCTTTGCCCAATCTCTGCTTAAACATCTCCAAGGAGGAATACCCACAACATCCCTGGGCAACCAATTCCACCACTGAACTGCCTTTATTGTAAACAAAAAACCTGTAATATCACGCCAATATCttcccacccataatttaaacccattattacaagtccGATCCTCCACTACCCACTGAAATAACACCCTACCCTCtaaatgacaacccttcaaatacttttttaaaagagtaaacatatcccccctcaaccgcctcttctccaggctgaacattcccagttCATGCAGACTTTCTttgtaaggcttggtctccaaaccTCTAAATAGGATACTCTagcacagggatggggaacctttttttctgccaagggccatttggatatttataacatcattcacgggccacgcattctggccctgccccctttaacccctccattgtcgccacttccgccccagtcctcttgtagtacagaggaaatgcgtttctccacggcccaggtgagaaagggttaacacagtttcttgggtggtcctagcagctccatagctaacgactcttctgcaaggggggaaagaaggttccttttctcggcaaaacaaactcacatagccttgaatagaggctattcctgtccaggGAAGTggacagatcaccagtcttagatccttctgagctagagatctgccaggacccacgaagggtccAAATGATTACgcaggccttatatggcccccgggcctgacatcccccacccctgctctagcataACACAGATACCTAGCCGTTATACTTTGGATTTCCCATACTCAGTACCTTGTCATTGCCTTTATGGTAGGGAATGCCCTGCGAATACTGCTTGTTGAAGTCAAATCCATGTTGCACAAGAAACTGAACTGATTGTGGTTCAATGATGTATTCCTCCATACACAGCAGAGTCAGGTTGTAGATCTGGGAGAGGTATGTTTTTTCCAACTGTAACATAAGCCAGACCAATTAAATTGAAAACTGCACAATAGGAAGAGTGTGAAAAGTCATAGCTTAGATATCCATGAATTCTGTCCTTATTGTTTTAGATCCAATCACGAAAAACTCTTTGTGACGTTAATGGTTCCCATGAacgcctcccccccacaaaaaaaacccttacaaATGGCTCTCTATCAAGCTTCTAAGAAATAAGACAACAACATCACCAAACAAAGGCAGAactatttcctagcatgaccTGCTAACGCCCTTACCCACAGACATAAAAACATTATGTGAATGCTACAAGATAAGCAATATACCTTATCAGGGAGCTGTTTGAAACAAGCAATCCCTAGAGATAAGATGGAGCGTGTTCTAGCAGCATTGCATACAGCTTTGTACCGTTCTTCAATGCACCtgtgtggaaagacattcagtaTCTTAACAAGAAGCAAACTCAGCCACAGGGAATTGTTTAACCATGGCTTCCCTAAGGTTCTTATTTGTGAGATGTTTCCCTATCCAATTCAATTAAACAGATTCTTCAGTGTGTAGAAGATAAAGAGCCTCTCCGCATAGGAGATGGATATGGTCAAAGAAATACGGGTAAAAGGGAAGCAAATAATCTAACTTCACAGCCAGCATACTTGCCCTTTGCACAAGACTGATTGCTCAGATTGAACAATCCCACCTTAAGCCACTTTCCCCATGTGGACATTAAACCTAATGAACTGCTCCCAACCAGAAACATGATAGAAGCATCCTTAACCACTTTGGTACTCAGAAAGAGACAAGGACTCCAGACAATGATAGAAAAGAGCCTCTACTTCTGCTTCCAAAAAAGTTATTATGAAAATTGCAAGAATTTCCTTTATGAAGAAAACAGCAATAGGATGTTACTTACTGATTTAACAAACTCTTTCTTGTTCCAAGCCCACTAAGTTCCTATGGACACAAGAAAAGAACAAGATTTCTAAAGTTGGAAATACATTTTTAGCTGAACATTATCACCAACCCACACACAGTTCTTTTTCTGCAACTATAGTATGCTACCTTAAACTTTGTTTCAATTCTGCACTTACTAAAAGCTCTCTGCCAATTCAGAATGGCCTAGAAGAACACTTCAAATGACTCATTTAAGCTTAACCCTTTAGGTTGcatccagtttttctgctggtgaaaaagaaaaGTGAGATACTTTCAGACCACCCCAAAAAGACCATGCTGGGGATCACAGGACCTGAATGTACAAAAGCAACATAAAATGGGGGCTATAGTAGGGAGAGAAGTGGATGAAACTCAGTGAAAACGTTGGCTGCATCCAGCCTTTTGTCTCCAAGAACCAGCTGGAGATGACAGCATCTGTTTTCAAAACCAAAGGGAAAACAGCCAGCATCAATAATTTCTCAGTGACAGTCTTATTACACACAGCTTCACCCACCGTATCAAGAGCAATGAAGCTAGAAGTTTTGATCGCCAAGAGCATAGATGGCCACAGCTCCTTGAAGTTATCATTCTGGACATCAATTACTGGCACCTTGAAGGAATTCATTCTTGAACAGCTGTAGGGATCAAGCAGCAAACAGTGCATGATTTAAAAACCAACAGGCTAATATTGCTGTTGAAGAAATCAGCGATCAAAGCCAGCACTCCCAACCCGAGCTAAGAAAGAAAACGGCTATTTCCCTGATCGCAAACCCAAGAGCCTGAAGAACTGCAACTGCCAACAGGGACTTTTTTACTGTCACAGTGCGCAGAGGAACAACAACGGCACGAAGCGACCAGCTCCTTAGAAATCCCAACCCCAGACCAGACAGGACCTCCTAGAAAGTCCGACTGGGCCGCTGAAGACAATTCATACAACCTCGGCACACCACTTCCGGC
This Euleptes europaea isolate rEulEur1 chromosome 2, rEulEur1.hap1, whole genome shotgun sequence DNA region includes the following protein-coding sequences:
- the TOE1 gene encoding target of EGR1 protein 1 — translated: MNSFKVPVIDVQNDNFKELWPSMLLAIKTSSFIALDTELSGLGTRKSLLNQCIEERYKAVCNAARTRSILSLGIACFKQLPDKLEKTYLSQIYNLTLLCMEEYIIEPQSVQFLVQHGFDFNKQYSQGIPYHKGNDKGNENQSQTVRTFFLELIRARKPLILHNGLIDMVFLYQCFYAHLPDNLGTFTADLSEMFPAGIYDTKYASEFEARFVASYLEYAYKKCKRENCRLKDAKKQHLNIEFCNYPANIASYIDYRFCTLSDASQLGIDAANKVPLCQTFSAYGWCPDGLKCSQSHNIDLIITEDEIVKEQRRKKRKQKWKRRKHLETLPKEPELDSPDKDGEVALNNDGPPSKQSCPGNAVTPSVDFTDPEPVSSNEESSMDVERELGSDSAAEAKMDEEHNEDSTLPPPKEVQDERAAGTEELGPKGQLQSVSAVTSPTTAKPVAHLPNCSEGGIHRAGFDAFMTGYIMAYVHMLKNDEHQDSGGGTWLPDCHNKLYLSGKSVPLHIVKSLFSKSSKAHSQKMKLAWSNT